In a single window of the Acipenser ruthenus chromosome 8, fAciRut3.2 maternal haplotype, whole genome shotgun sequence genome:
- the LOC117406482 gene encoding transcription factor Dp-1-like isoform X2 yields MAKDAGLIEANGELKLFIDQNLSPGKGVLSLVAVHPTTLTMGKQLLPKTLGPSNVNITPHMVISTPQRSAGTNAVLLGSPHTPNTQFITQSQVADSSPWSTGKRNKKGEKNGKGLRHFSMKVCEKVQRKGTTSYNEVADELVAEFSTPDNHISPNDSHVYDQKNIRRRVYDALNVLMAMNIISKEKKEIKWIGLPTNSAQECQNLEVERQRKLERIKQKQSQLQELILQQIAFKNLVQRNRHQEQQTSRPPPSSSVIHLPFIIVNTSKKTVIDCSISNDKFEYLFNFDNTFEIHDDIEVLKRMGMACGLESGKCSPEDLKIARSLIPKALEPYLTEMAHGSINNVYVPGETSNGGRCHTGSDNGAEGTVASSSNGSHYSGSRVETPVSYMEDDDEDEDDYDENDDED; encoded by the exons GTGTGTTATCATTAGTGGCTGTTCATCCGACAACTCTAACAATGGGAAAACAGCTCCTGCCAAAAACACTTGGACCCTCCAACGTTAACATTACACCGCACATG GTCATCAGCACCCCGCAGAGATCCGCAGGGACGAATGCAGTCTTGCTTGGCAGTCCTCACACACCAAATACACAATTCATCACACAGAGCCAGGTGGCAGACTCATCCCCCTGGTCCACAGG TAAGCGGAATAAGAAAGGGGAAAAGAATGGCAAAGGGCTGAGGCATTTCTCCATGAAGGTGTGCGAGAAGGTTCAAAGGAAAGGAACGACCTCTTATAACGAGGTCGCCGATGAACTGGTGGCAGAGTTCAGTACCCCAGATAACCACATTTCACCCAACGATTCA CATGTTTACGATCAGAAAAACATCAGACGTCGAGTCTATGATGCCTTAAATGTGCTTATGGCAATGAACATTATCTCTAAGGAGAAGAAGGAAATCAAATGGATAGGACTCCCTACCAACTCAGCTCAGGAATGTCAGAATTTAGAG GTGGAGAGGCAAAGAAAACTTGAGAGAATAAAGCAAAAGCAATCCCAGCTACAGGAACTCATTCTACAG CAAATTGCCTTTAAAAATCTTGTTCAGAGAAACCGTCATCAAGAGCAGCAAACTAGTCGACCCCCGCCTTCCAGCTCTGTGATCCACTTACCCTTTATAATAGTGAACACCAGCAAGAAGACAGTCATTGACTGCAGCATCTCAAACGACAA gtttgaatatttatttaactttgaTAACACTTTTGAAATTCACGATGACATCGAGGTGTTGAAGCGAATGGGAATGGCCTGTGGTTTGGAGTCTGGGAAGTGCTCACCGGAGGACCTGAAGATTGCAAGGAGCTTGATACCCAAAGCACTGGAACCATACCTAACAG aaaTGGCTCATGGATCAATCAACAATGTTTATGTCCCAGGAGAGACTTCCAATGGGGGTCGTTGTCATACTGGGAG TGACAACGGTGCAGAAGGAACAGTGGCCTCCAGTTCTAATGGCTCCCATTACAGTGGCTCCAGAGTGGAGACCCCTGTGTCCTACATGGAGGATGATGATGAAGACGAGGACGACTATGACGAGAATGATGACGAAGACTAA
- the LOC117406482 gene encoding transcription factor Dp-1-like isoform X3, giving the protein MGKQLLPKTLGPSNVNITPHMVISTPQRSAGTNAVLLGSPHTPNTQFITQSQVADSSPWSTGKRNKKGEKNGKGLRHFSMKVCEKVQRKGTTSYNEVADELVAEFSTPDNHISPNDSHVYDQKNIRRRVYDALNVLMAMNIISKEKKEIKWIGLPTNSAQECQNLEVERQRKLERIKQKQSQLQELILQQIAFKNLVQRNRHQEQQTSRPPPSSSVIHLPFIIVNTSKKTVIDCSISNDKFEYLFNFDNTFEIHDDIEVLKRMGMACGLESGKCSPEDLKIARSLIPKALEPYLTEMAHGSINNVYVPGETSNGGRCHTGSDNGAEGTVASSSNGSHYSGSRVETPVSYMEDDDEDEDDYDENDDED; this is encoded by the exons ATGGGAAAACAGCTCCTGCCAAAAACACTTGGACCCTCCAACGTTAACATTACACCGCACATG GTCATCAGCACCCCGCAGAGATCCGCAGGGACGAATGCAGTCTTGCTTGGCAGTCCTCACACACCAAATACACAATTCATCACACAGAGCCAGGTGGCAGACTCATCCCCCTGGTCCACAGG TAAGCGGAATAAGAAAGGGGAAAAGAATGGCAAAGGGCTGAGGCATTTCTCCATGAAGGTGTGCGAGAAGGTTCAAAGGAAAGGAACGACCTCTTATAACGAGGTCGCCGATGAACTGGTGGCAGAGTTCAGTACCCCAGATAACCACATTTCACCCAACGATTCA CATGTTTACGATCAGAAAAACATCAGACGTCGAGTCTATGATGCCTTAAATGTGCTTATGGCAATGAACATTATCTCTAAGGAGAAGAAGGAAATCAAATGGATAGGACTCCCTACCAACTCAGCTCAGGAATGTCAGAATTTAGAG GTGGAGAGGCAAAGAAAACTTGAGAGAATAAAGCAAAAGCAATCCCAGCTACAGGAACTCATTCTACAG CAAATTGCCTTTAAAAATCTTGTTCAGAGAAACCGTCATCAAGAGCAGCAAACTAGTCGACCCCCGCCTTCCAGCTCTGTGATCCACTTACCCTTTATAATAGTGAACACCAGCAAGAAGACAGTCATTGACTGCAGCATCTCAAACGACAA gtttgaatatttatttaactttgaTAACACTTTTGAAATTCACGATGACATCGAGGTGTTGAAGCGAATGGGAATGGCCTGTGGTTTGGAGTCTGGGAAGTGCTCACCGGAGGACCTGAAGATTGCAAGGAGCTTGATACCCAAAGCACTGGAACCATACCTAACAG aaaTGGCTCATGGATCAATCAACAATGTTTATGTCCCAGGAGAGACTTCCAATGGGGGTCGTTGTCATACTGGGAG TGACAACGGTGCAGAAGGAACAGTGGCCTCCAGTTCTAATGGCTCCCATTACAGTGGCTCCAGAGTGGAGACCCCTGTGTCCTACATGGAGGATGATGATGAAGACGAGGACGACTATGACGAGAATGATGACGAAGACTAA